In Brevibacillus brevis, a genomic segment contains:
- the argB gene encoding acetylglutamate kinase — protein MQGIIVIKCGGSTMDQLPDTFFQAIAKLQAEGKPIVIVHGGGPAINGMLDRVQITPQFVDGLRVTCEDTLRIVEMVLCGSINKALVRRLTAAGAKAWGVSGIDGQTLIAEKTSKPLGWVGEVKKADTSIPLAILSQGYVPVIAPLSVSADGAESFNVNADVAAGVIAAALSVEKLVMVTDVPGILRPQPDGGKSLVQETSAEEIGQMIEEGIITGGMIPKVQSALDALGQGVDQVVICRGTADDLLAVCAGEAAGTTVRMNVNQPQ, from the coding sequence ATGCAAGGCATCATTGTCATCAAATGCGGCGGGTCTACGATGGATCAGCTGCCGGATACGTTTTTTCAGGCAATCGCCAAGCTGCAGGCTGAGGGCAAGCCGATCGTCATCGTCCACGGCGGAGGGCCGGCGATCAACGGCATGCTCGACCGGGTGCAGATCACTCCGCAGTTCGTCGACGGCTTGCGCGTGACCTGCGAAGATACGCTGCGCATTGTGGAGATGGTGTTGTGCGGCAGCATCAACAAGGCGCTGGTACGGAGACTGACGGCGGCAGGTGCGAAAGCATGGGGCGTCAGCGGGATCGACGGGCAAACGCTGATCGCGGAGAAGACATCCAAACCGCTGGGCTGGGTAGGCGAAGTAAAGAAAGCGGATACGTCCATTCCCCTCGCGATTCTCAGCCAAGGCTACGTACCGGTCATCGCTCCGTTGTCCGTAAGCGCGGATGGGGCAGAATCCTTCAACGTCAATGCGGATGTGGCGGCTGGCGTGATCGCGGCGGCACTGTCAGTGGAGAAGCTGGTCATGGTGACCGACGTGCCTGGCATTTTGCGGCCGCAGCCGGATGGCGGCAAGTCGCTCGTGCAGGAGACGAGCGCGGAGGAAATCGGGCAAATGATAGAGGAAGGAATCATTACCGGCGGAATGATTCCGAAGGTTCAGTCGGCATTGGATGCGCTCGGCCAAGGAGTCGATCAGGTCGTCATCTGCCGGGGGACTGCAGACGATCTGCTTGCGGTATGCGCGGGCGAAGCAGCAGGCACGACCGTACGCATGAACGTGAATCAACCACAATAG
- the argC gene encoding N-acetyl-gamma-glutamyl-phosphate reductase, with the protein MVRVGIVGATGYGGAELIRLLAGHPHVQIANLYSSSAEGEAFDKSFPHVSGLGLPDLMPIDAQSMSEDNDVVFLATPAGVSAGLSPQLMELGKAKVIDLSGDFRLESAEAYRTWYKREPAPAQWVQKAAYGLTEWNREQVAGASLVANPGCYPTATLLALIPLTRSGWVKPGSWIVDAKSGVSGAGRGVNLGVHYSEINESIHAYKVSKHQHTPEIEQELARQSGVESFVQFTPHLVPMTRGILVTAYGQLETKVTQEQVQELLESTYADKPFVRIRPAGSQPRTKEVLGSNYCDIAAHVDERTGRIILLSVIDNMVKGAAGQAVQNMNVMFQFPEKAGLPLVPVFP; encoded by the coding sequence ATGGTTCGGGTCGGGATAGTCGGGGCAACTGGCTACGGCGGAGCGGAATTGATTCGTCTGCTGGCGGGGCATCCGCATGTGCAAATCGCCAACTTGTATTCAAGCTCCGCCGAGGGCGAAGCGTTCGACAAATCGTTTCCGCATGTGAGCGGACTGGGCTTGCCGGATTTGATGCCCATCGATGCGCAGAGCATGAGCGAAGATAACGATGTCGTTTTTCTGGCGACTCCGGCAGGGGTAAGCGCGGGGCTGTCACCGCAGCTGATGGAGCTCGGCAAAGCTAAAGTGATTGATTTGTCCGGAGATTTTCGCCTGGAAAGCGCTGAGGCGTACCGCACCTGGTACAAACGGGAGCCGGCCCCTGCTCAGTGGGTGCAAAAAGCGGCCTACGGCTTGACCGAGTGGAACCGGGAGCAAGTGGCCGGCGCCAGTCTCGTCGCCAATCCCGGGTGCTATCCGACAGCGACGCTCCTGGCGTTGATCCCGCTCACACGCAGCGGCTGGGTGAAGCCGGGCAGCTGGATCGTGGATGCCAAGTCCGGAGTATCGGGAGCAGGGCGGGGCGTGAATCTGGGAGTCCATTACAGCGAAATCAACGAAAGCATCCATGCGTACAAAGTATCCAAGCATCAGCATACACCGGAAATCGAACAGGAGCTGGCGAGACAGTCCGGAGTGGAATCGTTCGTCCAGTTTACTCCCCATCTTGTTCCGATGACGAGGGGCATTTTGGTGACGGCATACGGGCAGCTGGAAACGAAGGTGACCCAGGAGCAGGTCCAGGAGCTGCTGGAGTCGACGTATGCGGATAAACCTTTCGTGCGGATCCGGCCTGCCGGGAGCCAGCCTCGTACAAAAGAAGTCCTCGGCTCCAATTACTGCGACATCGCCGCTCATGTCGACGAGCGCACCGGACGGATCATCCTGCTGTCCGTCATCGACAACATGGTGAAGGGCGCGGCGGGTCAGGCGGTGCAAAACATGAACGTCATGTTCCAGTTCCCCGAGAAAGCCGGATTGCCACTCGTGCCGGTGTTCCCGTAA
- a CDS encoding cytochrome c, which translates to MKRFSLAVVAAVLAFSLSACGTSKQTQPPANQPSTGTTPSTGTTPSTGTTPSTGTAPSTETPSTTAPSGSYDAATAEALFKNTCAGCHGQSLEGAVGPNLQKIGSQLSKDQILSILQNGKGAMPAGLVKGSDADTIAAWLADKK; encoded by the coding sequence ATGAAACGCTTCTCACTCGCTGTGGTTGCGGCTGTACTCGCATTCTCGCTAAGCGCTTGCGGCACGAGCAAGCAGACTCAGCCGCCGGCGAATCAGCCATCGACGGGAACCACGCCTTCAACTGGAACGACGCCTTCGACAGGAACCACGCCCTCAACCGGAACCGCACCTTCGACGGAAACACCGTCCACGACGGCTCCGTCGGGCAGCTACGATGCCGCAACAGCAGAGGCACTGTTCAAAAACACATGTGCCGGCTGCCACGGACAATCGCTGGAAGGCGCAGTTGGACCCAATCTTCAAAAGATCGGAAGTCAGCTAAGCAAAGATCAGATATTGTCCATATTGCAAAACGGAAAAGGCGCGATGCCGGCTGGATTGGTAAAAGGCTCCGATGCCGATACGATTGCTGCATGGCTCGCAGACAAGAAATAA
- a CDS encoding YciI family protein, giving the protein MLYVAFLPIIDQELNAKIRPAHLDYLNDLYKQDKVFMAGPFTDKEGGLVIYKAASLEEARKLAEADPVVAQGARTLELREWSPLEFPLA; this is encoded by the coding sequence ATGCTGTACGTAGCGTTTTTACCGATTATCGACCAGGAACTGAACGCCAAAATAAGACCCGCTCACCTGGACTATCTGAATGACCTGTATAAGCAAGACAAGGTATTCATGGCAGGCCCATTTACGGATAAGGAAGGCGGTCTCGTCATCTACAAGGCAGCATCTCTGGAGGAAGCGCGAAAGCTGGCGGAGGCAGATCCGGTAGTCGCGCAAGGCGCTCGCACCCTGGAGCTGCGCGAATGGAGTCCGCTGGAATTCCCGCTGGCATAA
- a CDS encoding VOC family protein, translating into MIKKAEHVAMMVTDMDRSIAFYSSMFGYQVRLRGQNAVREMTFLFHEDQPGFEIELIRDLQPMENYAEHGIVNHLAFTVDDIEEAIRHYREKGITFKTDEPMPALDGGRTILFYGPDRELLQFVEPGER; encoded by the coding sequence ATGATCAAAAAAGCGGAGCATGTGGCCATGATGGTCACGGATATGGACAGATCCATCGCGTTTTACAGCAGCATGTTCGGGTATCAGGTGAGGCTCCGGGGGCAGAATGCCGTACGGGAGATGACGTTTTTGTTTCACGAAGACCAGCCGGGCTTTGAGATCGAGCTGATCCGTGACTTGCAGCCGATGGAGAATTATGCGGAGCATGGCATCGTCAATCATCTAGCCTTTACGGTGGACGATATCGAAGAAGCCATTCGCCATTATCGGGAAAAAGGGATTACATTCAAGACAGACGAACCCATGCCCGCGCTGGACGGCGGGAGGACGATCCTCTTTTACGGACCGGACCGCGAGCTGCTCCAATTCGTCGAACCGGGCGAGCGGTGA
- the prfB gene encoding peptide chain release factor 2 (programmed frameshift), translated as MALIDIADIKQEMSSMAKRLADIRGSLDLPVKEERIGELEERMLAPDFWDDNDAAQKTISELNAIRSLVETMGKLDSQYEDLQVMLELVIEEGDRSLIPDLYDSTQELKKAFESFELELLLSDQYDKNNAILELHPGAGGTESQDWASMLLRMYTRWGDAKGFKVETLDYLPGDEAGVKSVTLLIKGHNAYGYLKSEKGVHRLVRISPFDASGRRHTSFVSCNVLPEIEDDTSVEIRSEDLKIDTYRSSGAGGQHINTTDSAVRITHLPTGIVVTCQTERSQIKNRERAMKMLTARLFERKREEQEKTIAAIQGEQKDIAWGSQIRSYVFHPYSLVKDHRTNVEVGNVQAVMDGEIDIFIDAYLRSQINR; from the exons ATGGCATTGATCGATATTGCGGACATCAAGCAAGAGATGTCCAGTATGGCTAAGCGTTTAGCAGATATCAGGGGGTCTCTT GACCTCCCAGTAAAAGAAGAGCGAATCGGCGAACTGGAGGAGCGCATGCTGGCCCCGGACTTCTGGGACGACAACGATGCGGCGCAAAAAACCATCAGCGAGCTGAACGCCATCAGAAGCCTCGTCGAAACGATGGGCAAGCTGGATTCCCAATACGAAGACCTGCAAGTGATGCTGGAGCTGGTCATCGAGGAGGGAGATCGGTCCCTCATCCCGGATTTGTACGACAGCACCCAGGAACTGAAAAAGGCTTTCGAGAGCTTTGAGCTGGAGCTCCTGCTGAGCGACCAGTACGATAAGAACAACGCGATCCTGGAGCTGCACCCTGGTGCGGGTGGTACGGAGTCCCAGGATTGGGCGTCGATGCTCCTGCGCATGTATACACGCTGGGGCGACGCCAAAGGCTTCAAAGTGGAAACATTGGACTACCTGCCAGGTGACGAAGCAGGGGTTAAGAGCGTGACGCTGTTGATCAAAGGGCACAATGCGTACGGGTACTTAAAATCAGAAAAGGGGGTCCACCGACTCGTACGGATATCGCCATTCGACGCTTCCGGGCGCCGGCATACTTCCTTCGTCTCCTGCAACGTCCTGCCGGAGATTGAAGACGACACCTCCGTAGAGATTCGCTCGGAAGACCTCAAGATCGACACGTACCGCTCCAGCGGCGCAGGTGGTCAGCACATCAACACGACAGACTCCGCAGTCCGGATTACCCATTTGCCGACAGGCATCGTCGTGACTTGCCAGACAGAACGTTCCCAAATCAAAAACCGCGAGCGGGCGATGAAAATGCTGACAGCAAGGCTGTTTGAGCGCAAACGGGAAGAGCAGGAAAAAACGATCGCAGCGATTCAGGGCGAGCAAAAGGACATCGCCTGGGGCAGCCAGATTCGTTCGTACGTCTTTCACCCGTACAGCCTGGTCAAAGATCACCGCACCAACGTGGAAGTGGGCAACGTGCAGGCTGTCATGGACGGAGAAATTGACATTTTCATCGATGCGTATTTGCGTTCGCAAATCAATCGATAA
- a CDS encoding S8 family serine peptidase, with amino-acid sequence MKKSLKLVLLNSALVLGLAASVLSAVQAPVQGKSKETSYLIAFKKESLPDDFEEQIAEAGGSVETVVEDIGIVSASSDDPDFLDKLSASSDVLAAEKELEVFLDEEEPDAADGQPITDIPQPDWDDPDQNYHDLQWDVKRVTNDFASHEISEGNSKTVVGIIDTGLDFDHPDLRKNADEKGSKTFVPGTKDAWDENGHGTHVAGTIAADGKVLGIGPRLTVRAYRVFGATGGAQQSWITNALVTAANDKVDVVNMSLGGWRWMAHNYGEKGDSASMVAYHRAVQYAVKKGVTVVVAAGNDSRNLGDLHDMREYWKETYGLDIKGPSRVVPAQLPGVITVSSSVEWSDDKVAFYSNYGNPIDIAAPGGDNGPEYDELYREDPKGDYLDKRDFRYRTLSTWPTYLPPYFTSNLKGYAFMHGTSMAAPKVAGIAAVIKAEHPNYKPSQVAALIRKTALDFGKNGQDKYFGAGEANIYEALTD; translated from the coding sequence TTGAAGAAATCACTGAAGCTTGTACTCTTGAATTCCGCTCTGGTGCTTGGGCTGGCAGCATCTGTGCTTTCCGCCGTTCAGGCGCCCGTACAAGGCAAAAGCAAAGAAACCTCCTATCTGATTGCCTTCAAGAAGGAAAGCCTGCCGGACGATTTTGAGGAGCAGATCGCGGAAGCGGGTGGAAGCGTGGAGACAGTCGTCGAGGATATCGGCATTGTGTCTGCCAGCTCCGACGATCCAGACTTTTTGGACAAGCTCAGTGCCTCCAGTGACGTACTCGCAGCAGAAAAGGAGCTGGAAGTCTTCCTGGACGAAGAGGAGCCGGATGCGGCAGACGGCCAGCCAATCACGGATATTCCGCAGCCTGACTGGGATGATCCGGATCAAAATTACCACGATTTGCAATGGGACGTGAAGCGGGTCACCAACGATTTCGCCTCCCACGAAATAAGCGAGGGCAACTCCAAAACCGTGGTAGGCATCATCGATACCGGTTTGGACTTTGACCATCCGGACCTGCGGAAAAATGCGGACGAGAAAGGGAGCAAAACGTTTGTTCCCGGGACGAAAGACGCTTGGGATGAAAATGGACACGGCACCCATGTGGCAGGGACGATCGCTGCAGACGGCAAGGTTTTGGGGATTGGACCCAGGCTGACCGTGCGTGCCTACCGCGTTTTCGGGGCGACAGGAGGGGCGCAGCAATCGTGGATCACCAATGCACTGGTGACGGCAGCGAACGACAAGGTGGATGTCGTGAACATGTCGCTGGGCGGCTGGCGCTGGATGGCTCATAATTACGGCGAAAAAGGTGACTCCGCTTCCATGGTCGCGTACCATCGGGCGGTTCAATATGCGGTGAAGAAGGGCGTCACGGTTGTGGTAGCGGCCGGAAACGACTCGAGGAATTTGGGCGACCTCCACGATATGCGAGAATATTGGAAGGAGACGTACGGCCTGGACATCAAGGGGCCTTCCCGAGTCGTGCCGGCACAGCTCCCCGGAGTCATCACGGTATCGTCCTCCGTCGAATGGTCGGACGACAAGGTCGCCTTCTATTCCAACTACGGCAATCCGATCGATATTGCGGCACCGGGCGGAGACAACGGTCCGGAATACGACGAGCTGTACCGCGAAGACCCCAAAGGCGATTACCTCGACAAACGGGACTTCCGCTACCGCACCCTGTCGACATGGCCTACGTACCTGCCTCCTTACTTCACTTCCAATTTGAAAGGGTACGCGTTCATGCACGGCACATCGATGGCTGCGCCCAAAGTAGCCGGGATCGCTGCGGTCATCAAGGCCGAGCATCCGAACTACAAGCCTTCGCAGGTAGCCGCGCTGATCAGAAAGACCGCACTGGATTTCGGCAAAAACGGGCAGGATAAGTATTTTGGCGCCGGTGAGGCAAACATTTACGAGGCGCTTACCGACTGA